ttaaaaaagaagagCTAAGAAACACATTTACCTAAGACATCAACAAAGGTTCGACCATTAGTGAAGCGGCCAGTGGTGCCCTGAGGAAAATCAACTCCATAAGGCCTATAATTGGCTCTCGCAAGCGTAAGCAATCCATTGTTATTGCCATTATCCActaaagaatctccaaaaatgAAGAAACCAGGAACTCCACTCCCTTGATCCTGTGAAGAACAAGCCTTTGGAGTACTCAAACACAAACAAACCGTCAAAATCACTGAAGCCAAAATCAACGGCTCAGATCTTTTGACCATCCCCATgtttattcaaattttcaacCTCCCCCACAAAATTTCTCTTCTCAAAATGCTGCATTTATAGGCTTTTATATGACGATTCAGTTCGCCTTGAGCTGGATGCCTAGTGGCATATACTGCATTAATGGAGGTCTCATGGAAGTGGAGAATACTTTATGTGATGGTTGTCGTGTTTCACTCACAAAAAAGTGTTTAGCAGCGGTGGTGGGTTGGAGATCTTGCAGTGTTTCTCGTGATGGCTAGCTACTAGCTACTTGGAGGGAAGAGTTTTTCATTCTTCTCATGAACAAATTTTATGGAGAGCAAAAGAGCAAACTGTAGTTTGAAATTATTTGGATTTAAGACTTTATTTCTTGATAAATATTATCGATAAACTATTAATATGTGCATTACTGGTAACTCTTTGTTATTGATGGGCTATTTTTGTCTACTAACAACGATTTATACATGTTTATAATTGATAGAAcacatttttatgtttattattgAATTGCTATTAGTAATTTATGGTTATTTTTTATCAATTGACTTGTCATTAATAGaagttaaaattgatttttttggtaGTGACAGGTATTGATAAAAGTTAAAATCGTGCCATATTTGCATTTGTTTTTAGATCGTGCTAGATTTGCTATTATTTTGTATTAGTTCAGATTCCACAATTTGTTTCTTCTTGTTGTATTACGATCTTCAATTCTTGTTGTTCATATCTCATTCTATTAATTAGGAATATTTATATAGCGAGTCTTTTCTTCTCCATATTCATCTAACTATGATGAACTaattgtgttttgtttttatacAAAACTTCTTCATTGGAGATCACTCTTAACTTCTTGCTTTGATCATTTTAAAAGTCTTATAACTCATTCTCAGCTCTGTTGTACCCAAGAGAATAATACTTTTTGGATTTGAAATCTAATTTTGTAAACTCCGAACCCTATTTTtcctatttaaatatgtttattgaTGTGATTGTATGATAAATAGGTTAATTTATGAGTTAGTATCAAATTGTAGGGAAATGGGTGAAGAATAAGAAagtaaagaaggaaaaattaaGTATTGAAGCATGGCTCTCGGGTGAGGTTGAGTTAACCTAGCAAGaggaaaattttggctaagtgttgccATAGTAGTTGCCATATGCGTTGGCCTTATGTTGGGCTTGGAGGTGAGATCAATATGCGTTGGTCTTGCTCTTTGAGGTTTGGCGAGCTCTTGTGGGGCCAAGTGTGACCGAGTGTTGTGCGCTAGTCGTTGGAATAGTGAACACCATGGTGGTTGagatggacgcatgtgatccCATGCGTTGACAAGGGTATGCGACAACCAAGAACTTGTTTAGGTTAGTAAAGCATGCGTCAAGAGTGTGATAAGCGTTGGCATGGTGAGGATGTAAGGCAAGGCAACTATCCAAGTGTTACCACAAGGCTAGGCGATGATTCTAGCGCATGCGTTCAAGTGTGAGCGGTGGCCGAGAGCTTGTGTGTTGAGGGTAGTGCGTGATGACAAGGAGCTTTAGAGGTTAGCATGCGTTGTGGGCATGCGATAAGACAAGCTGTgggtaaatatttttcttttatgtaaatattaccttctctatataaatgtatatatgaaatattatcTTGATAACTTTTCTTCTATGTGCAAGTTGGTTTGGGTAAATATTATGTTAGTcaaattcaatggaaaatatacctttttttttattaaattgattttggcATGAGATATTATACgattttttattgattaatattataattatatacgAAATATTATCTTAATGACTTTTTGTCAATTTGATTGCATGAGATCTTATATGATTTTctttgaacaaaatatatattactatatatgaaatattattATCCTCtaaatgtgtgtgtatatatgtaATAGAAGCAGCATTGATACAGTAAAGTGATTAAAAATTACGAAGGGAAGAAAGAGTAAAAGATGAGGCAGCCATGGACAACTGGTTATACAATAAGTTGTTTCAAGCTTTCTAATGACACGTGTCATGAGCTCGATATGATGTGCGAGTGCTTCTGGTGAGGAACAATGCAAGGAAACaagaaaattaaatggaaaaattaGCAAAAGCTTTGTAAGCGGAAGCAGAAAGGTGGCATGGGTTTCAGGGATTTTAAACTTTAATGGAGTTGGCCAAAGTCTTTAAAGGGAGATGTTATCACAATGAAACCTTTCTCAAGGCAGATCATGGTTATTTGGGGAAGGGAGTTTGTTTTAGACAGGCTTCGGATGGGTTATGGCAAGCAAATTTACATGGCTGAGGGACCCTTGGATACCCACTTCAGGGAACTTTAAACCCTGTTGGGTTCATTACTCATTCAACCTCAAGAGAACCTCAAATTCTATTTCTTCAAAGGGCAACACTGGAACAGGGAGTTGGTTATTGAAGCTTTCGCTCCCCATGATGTTGGTGACATTCTCAAAATCCTTCTAAATGGTTGGCGTTTGGAGGATGAGATAATCTGGGGAGTTGATAGTAAAGGAACATTTTTCTATTAGGAGTACCCATCTCCTCGGAATGAATTTGCTCAACTTTCAAAGTGTCTCTCATTCTCATTCCAAGGAGAGAGTCGAAGGATTTGTAGAATTCTTTCTGGGGAACAAATGTGCTTACCAAAACTAAAATTGATGGTTGTGTTAGGAAATTTGGATACAAAACTCCAATAAACCCATaagctttcttctttttttattggCTAAATTGGTGGTGGATTTACAAAGAATCAACAATTCATTTGCATAACTCACAAGAGAATATTATCAATTAGcctattgattaatttggattataaCCCGCTTGAAGTTAACACACTCCTAAATTAATTCGAGTCTAATTTTTCAGGGATTAATTCTCTTATGATCGGAGTTTCTCTTCCCAATTAATCTTGTcattgttagatgatataattaaatttgttttcacCCACTAACTTAAACTTTTAAGTTAATCGATGATTTGAGATGGTATCAAAGCAATGGACTAGGGAGGTCCTATGTTCAAGCTCCTATAATTTTGTCCCTTATTCTCTAGAGAGATTGTTGTTTGATCGTTGGTGGTTTCTATTTATCTCtgcttcaaaaagaaaaaaaaaattatataactacCCCAAATCAAACACAGAAAGTTTCATAACACATTATATATACATGAACATATTtctacaaaaagaaagaaaattacaaaacaAAACGAGTATTCAAAGAATACATGTTTAGATATACACATTTAAcactaaaaaattaagaaaaataagggGAAAAAGAAACAGCCAGAAACAAAGCAGATATATTGCAACCAAACCAACACACAGAAGagctaattaaaatttaagccTCTAATCTCTGTTTCCTCTCCATCTTCCACACACAgacacatatttatatatttatgaaaCAGAAGTTAACTAGAGATCAAGAGTGGCAAGTTGTTGTATGTTGAAAGGGTAAGCAACGGATAAGTCACCATTGAAAGCCCTCGTTGCCATGATGATATTCACTCTTTGAGTTGGATGGAATGCATCCCAAAACACATACTGGTCTCGATTTAGACATGGCATTTGGAATGGAAGACATGTTATCTGTCCTCTGTTCCTCCCAATCCCACAGCACCCACGATCCACCACTCTGAATCCTACCAATTAAAAAAGACACAACTTTTAACATCTCTATAACAATAGTTTTAGTTTAATTTCTATGTCTACGCCCTAAACTTTTAGGTTTTTACCCCTAAAACTTTAAGAAGTGTCAACTGTACGCAATCTATTAGATACGATTTCAAATTTATCTaccttcaaactttcaattttgtatctagtaAGTTtgtgaactttaaaaaatgtcaaactacgTAAAAATTTAGGactcgtttggtaactattttgaaaattaagcctataattCGACACACCTTTCACCTCTAAAATTATTGTTGtgttatttagttttttaatcaatattttcaaaaacaaagtcaaaatttgaaaattaaataaagtagCTTTTAgaacttattttcttttttgaaatttggttaagaattcaagtCCCTCGTACTTAAGAAAAGATGCAAAACTATTgtaaaaaaatgagaagaaataagtttaattttcaaatattaattaaaaatctaaaACGGAATGGCTATCAAAATGAGGTTTTAATAGTAGAAATTAAAAACATCTACATGTACCTATTgtagttttaaaaacttaattattaCATTTTAAAGACTTATTGGATACAAactttaaagtttagagatctatttgacattttttttacgTTCAAGAACTAATTTGGAAACATACCTACAAATTtcaactaaacttgtaatttagccttgaaaacttttaaaaatcacAAGATCAagtttctaattaattaaatcaagtttaaaacaaataaaaaattcgGGAAGAAAAGAGATCAAATTTAAAGTTAGCAACAATATGTATAGCCACGCAAAAATCAAGTCTTTATtaggtaaccatttcgtttttttttttttttcaattttttgaaagttaatcctattttctctcaatttttagaATGATTTTCTTCTTTCATCATACAAGAGTTGAATTCTCTTAGCAAAATTccagaaacaaaaacaagttgtAAAAACTTACTTTTTTCAGATTTCAAAATTTGGGCTTTctggtttttgaaaacattggtaAAATGTAGATGAAAAAGCCAAATATATAgagataaaatgaatttataagcttaattttcaaaagggaaattatttcaaagggtaaaatggttgaaatatttacaagatatagaaaattttagagatagaccttgataaacttctattagaGTCTATTAATGTCACTTATAGAtacggatagaagtctatcagtgtctatcagcgtttatcattgatagttctaaaattttgatatattttgtaaatattttggtacatttttctatatttgataacaacccttttaaaaaaccaaatagttataaAATGCAGCCTTAACCAACAAAATCCAAACAAAAGTGACAAATTgaacaaagaaaattaataagGGATGGACAGAAATAAATTAAAGTTATGTGAAAGGCAGTACCATAAGCTGTAGGGTTTGCAAGGATATCTTGGTTCATGCGATCAATATCGAGATAAGTAAATCTTGAACCAGGAAGATTGGCATTAAGGTTTGCAATCATGGATCTAACGTTTACATTGAAATCTCGGGCCAATTGGTTTACTTCTTCTGAGCATCTTCCATCGGAGCTACGAGCTAATACGTTGGGAATGCACCCCATTGTTCCAATCCCCGGGATGATGAACTTCCGACCTCCAAGATTGTAAAGCCTCTACAAGtaccaaaatattattttgacctAATTTTATGTATGGGGGAGATATatagttaaaataataattcaGGTAAGAAAAATACTTTGGTTCTGTTTGGGCTGCAGTTAATCATTGCcctttattaaaattatagtgGCTAAAATTTGATATGTAAAAAAGTATAGGTTAGGCTTACGGTGAGTTGCTGTGTGTACTGTTGGATCAAAAGATCAGCAAACTGGCGGCTATTGTATTGGCTCCTAGTGGGATAATTAGGCATTAAATAGTTGTTAAGGTAGTCGTTACTGCCCATTCCAACGAAGAATATGCAGCGAGCCACCACCGGAGCTACCGTCGCGGCCCCAAGGTTGCCAGTTATTTGATCCAGCGTGTTCTCAAAGTTCCTTATCTGTTGGTTGAAGGGGATACGACCTATCTGCACGTATGTCATTAATAATATCATCATttactattttcaaatatagaaaaatgaatcaaaatatttacaagtaatagcaaaatatcacagtctatctgtgatagactgcgatagactactatctgtgtgTAGTCTATCACAATCTATCATGATCTATCGCAGATATACTTTGATATTTTACTatcatttgtaaatattttcaatagtgttatcatttaaaacaatttttcataaaataatcaCTATAAATTCATTTATCACTACTTGCcttttctcaaaagaaaaatttttaaacaaaacaaaacttgCTTAGATGACAGCAAACTCAACCATAACAGAGCTTATATTATTGGACTTAGAAATCAAAGGTTTGACTTTTCCACGAAATAtcatttttgcttttttttacCAAATCATTGAAATAACCTTTAAGCTTGTCACATTGAATATTaattttcatcaaatgaaactattgaattgattaaatgttacaatttctaCTGTCGGTTCAATTTTCAATATTAATCGatgattaatttatattatattaaaatagaCAATGAGGGAGAatcttttctctctattttacCCCTCAACCCTATTTAGGGGCAATGCTTATGTCTTTCTCTCTAACAAACACATCTTTTAAGTATCTCTTCTACAAACTGAACATAATCGTCATGTGCATTTGAAATACATATCTTCCTCTTCTACAAAGGAAATATGCAACGAAACTAtcctatatatttgaatataaataaTTCTTCCAATTGAAAATCTACTCAATACTATAGTACACGTTGAGAAAATGTATCATCAACAAAGGTGTGTCATCaatattttttcctattttttatattgtttcTTGGCACATTTCTTGGGACACATCGTCATCTatgttttttcttctctattttgcGTATCTCTCTTTAAtcattaagatttttttaaagagattTGACAGTGACATACCCATCATCAAATAAGGCATTTCAtctgttttttatttattctataAGAATTATTTGTCATCTCTTTAAATATTATGATGttgtctaaatttttttttttttttcacaagtcATTTCAAAATACAATCAACAatcttataatttaattttatttcatatatacaTTTTAGAATGTCTAATAAGTTTGTATTTTGTGTATTATTGTATGTGTCTCACTCTAATTActaaagggttttttttttctaaatagaTTTGACAATGACAAATGTATCATCAAATTAAGGTATTGCatctatttttttctcttttttttaagtattgTATGTCATCTCTTTAAATATTATGATGTGTCGATTTGTTTCTTgtgacattttaaaatatataataaacaattttaaaaatttattttattcccATATACATTTTGAAACGCCCAataagttttgttttgtttttttttatatatttttatatgtgtCTCTCTTTAGTCACAAGGTGTCTTTTTTTCAAGATTTGACGGTGACAAATATATCATCATATAagatatttcatttatttgttcTCTATCTTTTTAGTACAATTTTATTATCAAATGTGTATTACAAATTCGTTTTATTTTGATATACGTTTGTTTGTGTTAGAAGTTGGAACACCTAATCTTTCtttaataactatatatatatatatatatatatatatatatcttaagaTTTGATTGAACAACTTATATGATGAAAGGGTTTTATTTTTAGTACTGTATTCATGTTCGAAGAGATTTAgttgaatatgtttattatttttacattttgaccgtccacattaattcaaaataagatGCTATCTCTaaagaaatttatttatttttaatgttaatGAAGAAGATTTAAATAAGTTCAGTTgaatatgtttatcattttTACATTTTGAACGTTCAAATCTTGAAGACAAGATTCTATATCTAACCAGCCTTTTCTCTTTAAgaaattcattatatttttGTATACATCTTTTAATCagtatgcttttttttttccaagatttgatagtgaaaaaaataatcaaattaaggtttatcatttttttttcccttttttctcctttttataaaaatctattttattcccataaaaaatgattatatattttttagtttaagcATTAAGTTTAATTgatttgtttattgttttttattactttttggGAATGTTTTCCCTAGAAAAATATTCTAAAACCAAACCggttctaatatatatatacatttttttttcttaagccacttaatttatttttgtattgaaatttcatatggatatgtttattatttttacattttatgaACGTTTAATCTTCAAAACAAGTTTATGTATCTAATCAATTCTATTAAGAAGATATTATTATCTATAAcccatttgaaaatatatgtaAATATAACTCAAAATCTATTTGTGTTCCTCCTCTTGATTTTATgaatattcaattttttcttcaaataaaataagattttgtATCTAAGCCATTCACTTTTGTTtcattctttaattttaaaaatatgtaatataatttctttaattttaaaaatatgtaatataatttctttaattttcaaaatatataatattatttctttaatattttattatgttgcccctttataaattttaattaatatataatttttatttcaattacaTCATAggtattttattctattttctaTCCCttccattattttaaaattttcacttaAAGAAAGTATATTCATTTaccataaaaatttatattccAAAGATTTTCAACTAtgtccaatttattttattttcatattaaattaacctaaaacaaaatACATATAGTTTTAAGACTATTTATGTCAAATGCTTATTACTTAAGctaaatgaaatatatattcCCTATTCAAATTCTaccataaaaatttaaattctagCAAAATCAAAACACATCAACAAGAAAGATTTTATTTTCCGTCAAAGAATAATGAGTGATAGGCTTACAAAATTTCTTCCAGTGATATCAAGTATTCCAGAGGCTGCAGAGGCATAATTTAGTCCACGCATGGCTCCGCTTGTTGGAGCTGTGCTTGGAGGAATTAAAGGAAGTCCTAGCAACTCCGCTGCACAAAAAATTATTCTAATATGATCTTTGATCTTCAATCAATTATCTAAATTCTTTATATAAACTTTACAACTTAATCAATGGATCATTTTATAATTTGTTAATCCCAAACCAATGGATCATTTTCTAATTTGTTAATCCCAAACATCCTTAGTAGAATTCATTGTGTTATTTATgtgcattttcatttttcaatcatTGAAATTGTTGTTAAATAGTACCTCCAAAATACCTCCAAAAGATTTTGTTGTTAAATATTGTGATACAATGAAGTTAACTTTTACTATTATACTGGGTGGCTATTATTCTTTTgtgtttcaaaaaaattaaaattaattttagggcCCAACCGGGTTCGAACCGGTGACCTCTTGATCTGCAGTCAAATGCTCTACCACTGAGCTATGGACCCTTTGTTGTCTGGTATTCTACTCAGTAATATTATCCTATTGTTTCTATGAGAAATAATCTTGATCATTTTAAATTATCAAGTATTAATCGTTGGACGGTGATTAAGAACACTTAATCTATTTATAGATTACTCATCTCGTTAtctattgattttaaaattaaccttAATATTTATCTAATCTAGTGTGCAAGTTCATGAAATTCAAATagatattcaattttataaaaaaattggattCCAATCTAAGAATCTAAAGATACCCGAAGGACGATATTATTCATGTAATACAAGACAATCCGTTAGAGTTAAAAtttttgtgtaaatattttagttggagagaaaaaagacataccaatttcatcaacaatAGTGTACCCATTGGAGAAACGCCCAGTTGGGCCATAAGGAAAATCAATACCATAAGGGAAATAGTTTGCTCTTGCAAAGGTAGGAAGATTGTTATTATTCCCATTATCAATAAGAGAGTCTCCAAATATG
This DNA window, taken from Benincasa hispida cultivar B227 chromosome 6, ASM972705v1, whole genome shotgun sequence, encodes the following:
- the LOC120080299 gene encoding GDSL esterase/lipase At1g71691-like, giving the protein MAELRLRVSSMLLRVLVVVITVAAAVSGQNDSTYSGRRAAMVPAMFIFGDSLIDNGNNNNLPTFARANYFPYGIDFPYGPTGRFSNGYTIVDEIAELLGLPLIPPSTAPTSGAMRGLNYASAASGILDITGRNFIGRIPFNQQIRNFENTLDQITGNLGAATVAPVVARCIFFVGMGSNDYLNNYLMPNYPTRSQYNSRQFADLLIQQYTQQLTRLYNLGGRKFIIPGIGTMGCIPNVLARSSDGRCSEEVNQLARDFNVNVRSMIANLNANLPGSRFTYLDIDRMNQDILANPTAYGFRVVDRGCCGIGRNRGQITCLPFQMPCLNRDQYVFWDAFHPTQRVNIIMATRAFNGDLSVAYPFNIQQLATLDL